In Pseudovibrio brasiliensis, one DNA window encodes the following:
- the repC gene encoding plasmid replication protein RepC, which yields MQSTGVAAFRKMTPGMLESQRLAMANDIVKTTKAEVAITLKKAAPAMGIDGTAYHILDILIGLTRADDWKQDRRPLVAISNEKLAEYVRRSTRTVIRALKRLVEAGILAYRDSSTGRRFIYRNDASGEIDRGYGFDFSPARQRIAEIKQIGDAFQARLRAEQEAKRTVNRLSRAIVDACRTGQSDGVDCEVYLQELTALMDTPMMVVERAEKISELYEVVIADLAAAQEGETQTADNSDKTTAMSGDHDIDVTPYNITTPLTPINSKQRQPSYDGYSNTNFASNEAQKIALEKDQSSKFSAKSNGTTQLQSQQETQLDNGLSEHLSAISIGLIDSATAQTQEILGMPFSSWFDLLQSAEQLRLAIGLSEDGWKQAILTLGERMAAAVLVVTVEKTLRDPEGISRPAGYFRACVDRAKDGKLALHKSLYGLALA from the coding sequence ATGCAAAGCACCGGTGTTGCGGCCTTCCGCAAAATGACACCCGGCATGTTGGAAAGCCAGCGACTGGCTATGGCGAATGACATCGTCAAAACAACAAAGGCCGAGGTGGCAATCACTCTCAAAAAGGCAGCCCCAGCCATGGGGATTGACGGAACTGCCTATCATATTCTGGATATCCTGATCGGTCTGACGCGGGCCGACGACTGGAAACAGGACCGCCGTCCGCTGGTGGCAATCTCCAATGAAAAGCTGGCGGAGTATGTGCGCCGTTCGACCCGTACCGTGATCCGCGCGCTCAAGCGGTTGGTTGAAGCGGGTATCCTTGCCTATCGTGACAGCTCCACTGGCCGGCGCTTCATCTACCGCAACGATGCAAGCGGTGAGATTGACCGAGGGTATGGTTTTGATTTTTCACCGGCACGCCAGCGCATTGCGGAAATCAAGCAGATTGGAGACGCCTTCCAGGCAAGACTACGTGCTGAGCAGGAAGCAAAGCGGACTGTGAACCGGTTGTCCCGAGCAATCGTTGACGCCTGCCGTACGGGTCAGAGCGACGGAGTCGATTGCGAAGTTTATCTTCAGGAGCTGACAGCTCTCATGGACACACCAATGATGGTTGTGGAGCGTGCTGAAAAGATTTCCGAGCTCTATGAAGTTGTGATTGCTGATCTGGCAGCGGCACAAGAAGGGGAGACTCAAACAGCTGATAATTCAGATAAAACTACTGCAATGTCAGGCGACCATGACATCGATGTCACCCCTTATAATATTACAACCCCTCTAACTCCTATAAATAGTAAACAACGGCAGCCATCTTATGATGGCTACTCAAATACTAACTTCGCTTCTAACGAAGCTCAAAAGATTGCTCTTGAAAAAGATCAATCAAGCAAATTTTCTGCCAAATCCAACGGCACAACTCAACTGCAATCTCAGCAAGAAACCCAGTTGGATAACGGCTTAAGTGAGCATTTATCGGCTATTTCCATTGGTTTGATCGACAGTGCAACCGCACAAACCCAAGAAATTCTAGGTATGCCCTTCTCCAGTTGGTTCGACTTGCTGCAAAGCGCCGAACAGTTGCGATTGGCCATCGGTTTGTCGGAGGATGGCTGGAAACAGGCAATCCTGACACTGGGTGAGAGAATGGCAGCCGCTGTTTTGGTGGTCACCGTTGAAAAGACCCTGCGCGATCCAGAAGGCATCTCCAGACCAGCTGGTTACTTCCGCGCCTGTGTTGACCGGGCAAAAGACGGCAAACTTGCCCTGCATAAGTCACTTTACGGACTGGCTCTTGCGTAA
- a CDS encoding ArsR/SmtB family transcription factor has translation MTDTTCVAEFTPTSLNEEEEEKLALQAKALAHPARVRLLKIMAAQPGCVGGDLVNSIGLAQSTVSEHLRILKDAGFILAEVQRPRVCYSVNRAELKSFNFLFESSFKI, from the coding sequence ATGACAGACACCACCTGTGTAGCCGAATTTACACCTACTTCTCTCAATGAAGAGGAGGAAGAAAAGCTGGCCTTGCAAGCGAAAGCACTGGCGCATCCTGCGCGGGTTCGCCTTCTCAAGATCATGGCTGCCCAACCGGGTTGCGTTGGTGGTGATCTCGTCAACTCTATCGGGCTCGCGCAATCGACCGTGTCCGAACATCTTCGAATTCTTAAGGATGCAGGCTTCATACTGGCAGAGGTCCAGCGTCCACGTGTTTGCTACTCAGTCAATCGAGCTGAACTCAAAAGCTTCAACTTCCTCTTTGAAAGCAGTTTCAAGATCTAA
- a CDS encoding peroxidase-related enzyme (This protein belongs to a clade of uncharacterized proteins related to peroxidases such as the alkylhydroperoxidase AhpD.) gives MTETDFPKIESASLKHPTALNLSLPDPLPDDIQELFGKCQSKLGLIPNVLIAFAHRPDKLRAFSQMYNELMLGESGVSKLEREMIAVTVSSINSCWYCQVAHGAAVREYSNKPELGEAMVMNYRYADLTKKQRIMLDFATKVAKSSSEIGEGDRQQLRDAGFTEEDIWDICEVAAFFSMSNRMASATGMQPNPEYHSTAR, from the coding sequence ATGACAGAAACTGATTTTCCAAAGATTGAGAGCGCAAGCCTTAAGCATCCAACTGCGCTCAACCTTTCATTGCCAGACCCACTCCCCGATGACATTCAAGAACTTTTCGGGAAATGCCAAAGCAAGCTCGGTCTAATTCCAAACGTATTGATCGCCTTTGCACACCGCCCAGACAAACTGCGCGCTTTTTCTCAGATGTACAACGAGCTGATGCTTGGGGAGTCCGGTGTCTCCAAACTAGAGAGGGAGATGATTGCGGTGACCGTGTCTTCCATCAACTCCTGTTGGTACTGCCAGGTTGCCCATGGAGCTGCTGTTCGTGAGTACTCCAACAAGCCTGAACTGGGAGAAGCAATGGTGATGAACTATCGCTATGCAGACCTAACCAAGAAGCAACGGATCATGCTCGACTTCGCGACCAAGGTGGCAAAGTCCTCCTCTGAGATAGGGGAGGGGGATCGCCAGCAACTTCGCGATGCTGGGTTCACTGAGGAAGACATCTGGGACATTTGTGAGGTAGCAGCGTTCTTCTCCATGTCCAATCGCATGGCCTCTGCAACGGGTATGCAACCAAATCCCGAATATCACTCGACGGCCCGATAA
- a CDS encoding NUDIX domain-containing protein yields MSKVPVFCSAATVFLIDKVNEEPLVLLLRRTKPPVHTWSQISGGIEGDETAWQAMIREVQEETGVILKDLWSADADIRFYVPEQNSFSILLVFVSHVSRNTPVTLNKEHDAYQ; encoded by the coding sequence ATGTCCAAAGTTCCTGTCTTTTGTAGTGCCGCGACTGTGTTTCTGATCGACAAGGTTAATGAAGAACCTCTGGTCCTGCTATTGCGCCGCACCAAACCACCCGTTCATACTTGGAGCCAGATTTCTGGAGGCATTGAAGGAGATGAAACAGCCTGGCAAGCTATGATCCGCGAAGTACAAGAAGAGACCGGTGTAATTCTCAAGGACCTCTGGTCTGCTGATGCAGATATCCGTTTTTACGTTCCTGAACAGAACAGCTTCTCCATTCTTCTGGTCTTTGTCTCACATGTCTCACGGAATACTCCGGTCACGCTCAACAAAGAACACGATGCCTATCAGTAG
- the arsB gene encoding ACR3 family arsenite efflux transporter: protein MGTFERYLSVWVGLAMALGVGAGLLQPGLFQFIGDLQIGGINLVIAVLIWLMIYPMMVQVEFTEVRNCFVKPKGLIVTLAMNWLVKPFTMAALAVLFMRHLFAPFIPAELADQYIAGMILLGVAPCTAMVFVWSYLTKGNASYTVAQVATNDLIMIFAFAPIAAFLLDVSNIIVPWDVLLVSTALFVALPLGAGWLTRIALKDKEHLSSFSAGMKPFSIAGLVGTVFILFGLQANNIIASPADIVLIAIPLLIQTVLIFYVTYFWMKKWRQPHNVAAPGAMIGASNFFELAVAVAISLFGVTSGAALATIVGVLVEVPVMLALVSYANRTRGQFSSDDQVSASTAHSKT from the coding sequence ATGGGTACTTTCGAACGCTACCTCTCAGTTTGGGTAGGTCTCGCGATGGCACTTGGGGTAGGTGCAGGGCTTCTTCAACCCGGACTGTTTCAGTTCATCGGGGATCTGCAAATTGGCGGCATTAACCTGGTCATCGCGGTTCTCATCTGGTTGATGATCTACCCAATGATGGTCCAGGTCGAATTCACCGAAGTGCGCAACTGCTTTGTGAAACCTAAAGGCCTCATCGTAACGCTTGCTATGAACTGGCTGGTCAAGCCGTTCACCATGGCGGCACTGGCCGTGCTGTTCATGCGCCATCTGTTTGCGCCTTTCATTCCGGCTGAACTTGCTGATCAGTACATCGCAGGCATGATCTTGCTCGGCGTTGCGCCTTGTACCGCGATGGTGTTTGTCTGGTCTTACCTCACAAAAGGCAATGCGAGTTACACCGTTGCGCAAGTCGCGACCAATGATTTGATCATGATCTTTGCTTTTGCTCCGATCGCCGCATTCTTGCTGGATGTGTCAAACATCATCGTACCGTGGGATGTTCTGCTCGTTTCAACTGCGTTGTTTGTTGCGCTACCATTGGGGGCAGGGTGGTTGACCCGCATTGCGCTTAAAGACAAAGAACATCTTTCATCCTTCAGCGCTGGCATGAAACCATTCTCCATAGCTGGTCTGGTTGGAACTGTGTTCATTCTATTCGGCCTTCAGGCCAACAACATCATTGCCTCACCAGCAGACATCGTGTTGATCGCGATTCCGCTGTTGATCCAGACCGTGTTGATTTTCTATGTCACTTACTTCTGGATGAAGAAATGGCGTCAGCCGCATAATGTTGCAGCGCCGGGTGCCATGATCGGCGCCTCCAACTTCTTCGAGCTCGCCGTTGCTGTTGCAATCAGCCTGTTCGGTGTCACCTCCGGCGCCGCATTGGCAACCATCGTTGGTGTGCTGGTTGAAGTTCCGGTGATGTTGGCGTTGGTTTCTTATGCCAATCGAACCCGCGGCCAATTTTCCAGCGACGACCAGGTCTCAGCTTCAACTGCTCATTCAAAAACATAA
- a CDS encoding sulfite oxidase heme-binding subunit YedZ, translated as MYYLRALWNSPYTFWFILALPGLPIIGGLLREGEKLEHLLHPSGEFAARFLIVSLMITPLMFLTKGQRWVRWLLARRRYIGVAAGCYAALHLAIYLLDKGSLGPILEDLVKIGIWTGWLASLIFIPLTITSNDWSISKLGRSWKSLQKLAYPAAALVLAHWILLDFKIGPALVHFTPLILLQAYRYMHVTNKRKERKLTAHA; from the coding sequence ATGTATTACCTTCGCGCACTTTGGAACTCGCCGTATACTTTCTGGTTTATTCTAGCTCTGCCAGGACTTCCCATCATTGGCGGGCTACTTCGTGAAGGCGAAAAACTGGAGCACCTGCTCCATCCTTCCGGAGAATTCGCAGCGCGTTTTCTCATAGTTAGCTTGATGATCACCCCGCTGATGTTCCTGACAAAAGGACAACGTTGGGTGCGTTGGCTGCTTGCACGGCGTCGCTACATTGGTGTTGCCGCTGGCTGTTACGCCGCGCTTCACCTTGCCATTTATCTTCTCGACAAAGGTTCACTTGGCCCCATCCTTGAAGACCTTGTCAAAATCGGCATCTGGACGGGTTGGCTTGCGTCACTGATTTTCATTCCTCTGACGATCACCAGCAATGACTGGTCTATCTCCAAACTTGGAAGAAGTTGGAAGAGCCTTCAAAAACTTGCCTATCCAGCAGCTGCATTAGTGCTGGCCCACTGGATCCTGTTGGACTTCAAAATCGGTCCGGCCTTAGTCCACTTCACACCACTCATCCTGCTTCAGGCTTACAGATACATGCACGTCACCAATAAGAGAAAAGAGAGAAAACTCACCGCCCACGCTTAA
- a CDS encoding NUDIX hydrolase: MRPNNIPILSNAVSVFLLDLNAEEPQVLLMRRAHTLLGAWCQVAGKVEPNETGWEAALREVKEETGLVLTELWSADLCEEFYVPEKNIIQKLPVFVSFISSETPITINEEHDAYQWFSFDDAMELFSFPGQRRVLEYLHSEFVARKASPHLRIDLSGRRDIAATDIEETTG; the protein is encoded by the coding sequence ATGCGCCCCAACAATATTCCCATTCTTAGCAATGCTGTTTCTGTTTTTCTTCTCGACTTGAATGCAGAGGAGCCACAGGTCTTGCTTATGCGCCGCGCTCATACTCTGCTCGGAGCCTGGTGTCAGGTCGCTGGCAAGGTTGAACCAAATGAGACTGGTTGGGAAGCAGCATTGCGTGAGGTGAAAGAGGAAACCGGTTTGGTTCTCACCGAACTCTGGTCCGCAGATCTTTGCGAAGAGTTCTATGTTCCGGAAAAGAACATCATCCAGAAACTTCCCGTATTCGTTTCCTTCATTTCCAGCGAAACGCCAATCACCATCAACGAAGAGCACGATGCCTATCAGTGGTTTTCATTCGACGACGCCATGGAGCTGTTCAGCTTTCCCGGCCAGCGCCGTGTTCTTGAATATCTCCACTCAGAGTTCGTAGCACGAAAAGCAAGCCCGCATCTTCGGATCGATTTATCTGGGCGGCGAGATATTGCAGCCACTGACATTGAAGAAACAACAGGCTGA